The Streptomyces sp. HSG2 genome has a segment encoding these proteins:
- a CDS encoding helix-turn-helix transcriptional regulator: MVAQASGSGTPTGGEADGTDEVADLFRALGRQIKVARVRAGMSQKELGDRLGYGEETISSVERGRRTPQPELLLAVDELLECGGLLASAADDVRRARTRRRVRHPEWFRDYARLEGEAVELHYYGALSLPGLLQTEGHARAVFTARRPLLDEETIGQRLIARLARQELLTRWPPPLVTFTVEQSVLQRPIGSREVHRVQLKHLLEVAPLRNVELQVMPTDRSDHPSLGGPFTLLTPKGRPQVGYLEVQNVSRLVTDAEEVRMLAARYGSIRAQALTPRESLALIERLLGDL; this comes from the coding sequence ATGGTGGCACAGGCGAGCGGTTCGGGGACTCCCACCGGCGGTGAGGCGGACGGCACCGACGAGGTCGCCGACCTCTTCCGTGCACTCGGACGACAGATCAAGGTCGCGCGAGTACGAGCCGGGATGAGCCAGAAGGAGTTGGGCGACCGACTCGGCTACGGGGAGGAGACCATCTCGTCCGTGGAACGGGGACGCCGAACCCCGCAGCCCGAACTACTGCTCGCGGTCGATGAACTGCTGGAGTGCGGTGGCCTGCTGGCCTCGGCCGCCGACGACGTGCGGCGGGCGCGAACACGCAGGAGGGTGCGGCATCCGGAGTGGTTTCGCGACTACGCACGGCTGGAGGGGGAGGCGGTTGAACTCCACTACTACGGCGCACTGTCGCTGCCCGGCCTGCTTCAGACCGAGGGGCACGCCCGCGCCGTCTTCACCGCGCGCAGGCCCCTGCTCGACGAGGAGACAATCGGACAGCGGTTGATTGCCCGGCTGGCTCGACAGGAGCTCCTGACGCGGTGGCCGCCGCCTCTCGTGACGTTCACCGTGGAGCAGTCCGTCCTGCAACGGCCGATCGGCAGCCGGGAGGTGCATCGGGTGCAGTTGAAGCACCTGCTGGAGGTCGCCCCACTGCGGAACGTGGAGCTTCAGGTGATGCCGACCGACCGTTCGGACCACCCGAGTCTGGGCGGCCCGTTCACACTGCTCACTCCAAAGGGGAGGCCTCAAGTCGGCTACCTGGAAGTGCAGAACGTCAGCAGGCTGGTGACCGATGCCGAGGAGGTCCGTATGCTTGCGGCGCGCTACGGCAGCATCCGCGCCCAGGCCCTCACTCCGCGAGAGTCCCTGGCCCTTATCGAAAGGTTG
- a CDS encoding ATP-binding protein: MIQRTVTGTGEPPATIRHFRLAFPTSRRGAHIARHAAERWLVDQRDRPEAVAATEDPDTASLLIAELTANAVLHGRVRGRAARLALTLAGGTLRIEVTDARGDRLPEPASGGCGDEDRGGESGRGLLLVASLADAWGCEPHHPGGKTVWAECVRRSIATGRPSGTSPAAKPDIGR; this comes from the coding sequence GTGATCCAACGAACCGTCACCGGCACCGGTGAACCGCCCGCCACCATCCGTCACTTCCGTCTCGCGTTCCCCACCAGCAGACGCGGCGCCCACATCGCCCGCCACGCCGCCGAACGCTGGCTCGTCGACCAGCGGGACCGCCCGGAGGCCGTGGCCGCGACCGAAGACCCGGACACGGCCTCCCTTCTCATCGCGGAACTCACCGCCAACGCCGTCCTGCACGGCCGCGTACGGGGCCGTGCCGCCCGCCTCGCCCTGACCCTCGCGGGCGGCACCCTGCGCATCGAGGTCACGGACGCCCGGGGTGACCGCCTGCCCGAACCGGCATCGGGCGGATGCGGTGACGAGGACAGGGGCGGGGAGTCCGGGCGCGGTCTGCTCCTCGTCGCCTCACTCGCCGATGCCTGGGGCTGCGAACCCCACCATCCCGGCGGCAAAACGGTCTGGGCCGAGTGCGTCCGGCGGTCGATCGCGACCGGTCGGCCGTCCGGGACCTCGCCCGCGGCGAAGCCCGACATCGGGCGGTAG